Within Pelistega ratti, the genomic segment TACCGTGGGCGAGAGGTGGTGAGTAAAATGCGTGGTTTAATCCCTCGCCAGATGTATGATGTGGCGGTACAAGCAGCAATTGGTGCTGAAATTATTGCTCGTGAAAATGTAAAAGCTTTACGCAAAAATGTCTTAGCAAAATGTTATGGTGGTGATATTACACGTAAACGTAAATTACTTGAAAAACAAAAAGCAGGTAAAAAACGGATGAAACAAGTAGGTAGTGTAGAAATTCCTCAAGAAGCGTTCTTAGCCATTTTACAAGTTGAAGATAAATAGGAGAGTAGTGAATTATGGATTTTGAAATTATCTTTTTTATATTACTCGTTGTCGCATGGGGTATTAAATTATTAGATAAATGGGTTTTAAAACCTCGCCGTATTAATCAATATGGTGCGAAAGATGCTGATAATCATCGCGCTAAAATAGTTGATTATGCAGTGAGTTATTTCCCTGTTATCTTATTTGTATTTATTTTAAGATCATTTATATTTGAACCATTCCGTATTCCCTCTGGGTCTATGCTACCTACATTAGAAAGTGGCGATATGATTGCGGTAAGTAAGTTCTCTTACGGTATTCGTTTACCGATTGTTAATCAAAAAATTATTCCCTTTTCTTCTCCTGCTCATGGTGATGTAATTGTTTTCCGCTATCCTGTGGATACCTCTATTAACTATATCAAACGTGTTGTAGGTGTACCAGGTGATGTGGTTCGTTTTGAAAATAAACATTTATATTTAAATGGAAAAGAGCTTCCATTAGTTGAAAAAGAGCCTTATATTAATCCAAGTCAGCAAGGTGGTAGCCCTGTACGATATGAGGAAACATTAGGTGATAAAAAACATGATATTTTATTATTACCTATGTTGAGTCAGATTCGTCCTATTATTAATTTCCCTTATATGGAAAACTGCCAGTATTTATCTTCAACGGCGGTAGAGTGTAAAGTACCAGATGGACATTATTTTGTCATGGGTGATAATCGTGATAATAGCCAGGATAGTCGTTTTTGGGGCTTTGTTCCTGATCGTTATATCCTTGGTAAAGCCTTTGTGGTTTGGATGAATTTTAGTGAGTTTAACCGTATTGGTACGATGATTAAATAATGAAATATCAAAAATTACAAGCGCGTTTATCGTATCAGTTTAATAATAAAGAATTACTGATGCGTGCTTTAACACACCGTAGTTATGGGATTAATCATAATGAACGGTTGGAGTTTCTAGGGGATTCAATATTGAATTTCTCTGTGGCGGCTTTGCTTTTTTCTTTATTACATAATCAAGATGAAGGCGATTTATCTCGTATTCGCTCTAGTTTAGTTAATCAGCAGACATTGGCAGATTTGGCGATAAAATTACAATTGCCTGATGTGGTATTGCTTGGTGAGGGTGAATTAAAAAGTGGAGGAT encodes:
- the lepB gene encoding signal peptidase I, which gives rise to MDFEIIFFILLVVAWGIKLLDKWVLKPRRINQYGAKDADNHRAKIVDYAVSYFPVILFVFILRSFIFEPFRIPSGSMLPTLESGDMIAVSKFSYGIRLPIVNQKIIPFSSPAHGDVIVFRYPVDTSINYIKRVVGVPGDVVRFENKHLYLNGKELPLVEKEPYINPSQQGGSPVRYEETLGDKKHDILLLPMLSQIRPIINFPYMENCQYLSSTAVECKVPDGHYFVMGDNRDNSQDSRFWGFVPDRYILGKAFVVWMNFSEFNRIGTMIK